TCCTCGGACGCTATCGCCGAAGTGGTTTCTAACGCCTTTCGCGTGGCGGAGCACGGCAGACCGGGCAGCGCCTTTGTCAGCCTGCCGCAGGATATCGTTGACCAACCGGCGCAGGGCAACATTCTGCCTGCGGGCAACGCGCCGAAACTGGGCCCAGCGCCGGATGCGTGTATCGACCACGTCGCCGGGCTGATTCGCAATGCCAAAAACCCGGTCATCCTGCTGGGCCTGATGGCGAGCCAGCCGGAGAACAGCCGCGCGCTGCATCGCCTGCTGGAGAAAAGCCATATTCCCGTTACCAGCACTTATCAGGCAGCGGGCGCGGTCAACCAGGAGCACTTCACGCGCTTTGCGGGCCGCGTCGGGCTTTTCAACAACCAGGCGGGCGACCGCTTGCTGCATCTGGCGGATCTCATTATCTGCATCGGCTACAGCCCGGTGGAATATGAACCTGCCATGTGGAACTGCGGTAACGCCACGCTGGTGCATATCGACGTGCTGCCAGCGTATGAAGAGAGCCACTATGCGCCGGAAATCGAGCTGGTGGGAGATATCGCGGGCACGCTGGAAAAACTGGCCGGGCGCATCGAACAGCCGCTGGTGTTAAGCGACCGCGCGTCTGAAATCCTGATCGACCGTCAAAATCAGCGCGAGCTGCTGGCGCGCCGGGGCGCGCAGTTAAACCAGTTCGCCCTGCATCCGCTGCGTATCGTGCGTGCCATGCAGGACATCATTAACAACGACGTGACGCTGACCGTAGACATGGGCAGTTTCCATATCTGGATCGCCCGCTATCTCTACAGCTTCCGCGCCCGCCAGGTAATGATTTCGAACGGTCAGCAGACCATGGGCGTGGCGCTGCCGTGGGCCATCGGCGCATGGCTGGTGGATCCGTCGCGCAAAGTGGTTTCTGTTTCCGGCGATGGCGGTTTCCTGCAATCGAGCATGGAGCTCGAAACCGCGGTGCGCCTCAAAGCCAACGTGTTGCACATCATCTGGGTGGATAACGCCTACAACATGGTGGCGATTCAGGAAGAGAAAAAATACCAGCGGCTCTCAGGGGTGAGCTTCGGACCGGTGGATTTCAAAGTTTACGCCGAAGCGTTCGGCGCGGCCGGGTTCGCGGTGGAAAGCGCCGAGGCGCTGGAGCCGACGCTGCGCGCCGCGATGGATGTCGACGGGCCGGCGGTGGTCGCCATTCCGGTGGACTACAGCGATAACCCGCTGCTGATGGGCCAGCTCCATCTCAGCCAGATTCTCTGACTTACCAAAAGGAACGGATTATGAAAAAAGTAGCACTGGTTACC
This sequence is a window from Cronobacter sakazakii. Protein-coding genes within it:
- the alsS gene encoding acetolactate synthase AlsS, which codes for MDNENRMRQWAHGADMVVGQLEAQGVKQVFGIPGAKIDKVFDSLLDSSIQIIPVRHEANAAFMAAAVGRITGKAGVALVTSGPGCSNLITGMATANSEGDPVVALGGAVKRADKARQVHQSMDTVAMFSPVTKYSVEVSSSDAIAEVVSNAFRVAEHGRPGSAFVSLPQDIVDQPAQGNILPAGNAPKLGPAPDACIDHVAGLIRNAKNPVILLGLMASQPENSRALHRLLEKSHIPVTSTYQAAGAVNQEHFTRFAGRVGLFNNQAGDRLLHLADLIICIGYSPVEYEPAMWNCGNATLVHIDVLPAYEESHYAPEIELVGDIAGTLEKLAGRIEQPLVLSDRASEILIDRQNQRELLARRGAQLNQFALHPLRIVRAMQDIINNDVTLTVDMGSFHIWIARYLYSFRARQVMISNGQQTMGVALPWAIGAWLVDPSRKVVSVSGDGGFLQSSMELETAVRLKANVLHIIWVDNAYNMVAIQEEKKYQRLSGVSFGPVDFKVYAEAFGAAGFAVESAEALEPTLRAAMDVDGPAVVAIPVDYSDNPLLMGQLHLSQIL